One region of Trichoderma breve strain T069 chromosome 7 map unlocalized scaffold00007, whole genome shotgun sequence genomic DNA includes:
- a CDS encoding RNA recognition motif domain-containing protein: MDLNSSFPGAPSNGISAASPMAFQNGTPPATDMSAVPPPAGPTQDQAKTTLWMGELEPWMDENFIKGVFLSSAGETVNVKVIRDKNSGNAGYCFVEFATPDAATKALGLNGTPVPNSSRQFKLNWASGGGLVDRRDDRGPEYSIFVGDLGPEVNEYVLVSLFQARFPSCKSAKIMTDAMSGQSRGYGFVRFSDENDQQRALVEMQGVYCGNRPMRISTATPKNRGNHGFGHGHQGGPMMGGGMPQQQMWGGVQGFPYGGNAGAGGGFNPATQMNQFTDPNNTTVFVGGLSGYVTEDELRSFFQGFGEITYVKIPPGKGCGFVQFVHRHAAEMAINQMQGYPIGNSRVRLSWGRSQNNSGVGTPYRPAPPPPHYMGMPGPAHGGPGPNPYGGPHHFGGPAPGPQGPSGPPGPAVPPQVGNEH; the protein is encoded by the exons ATGGATTTGAACTCCTCCTTTCCTGGTGCTCCGTCTAACGGCATCTCTGCTGCCAGTCCAATGGCTTTTCAAAACGGAACCCCTCCCGCCACCGACATGTCGGCTGTGCCTCCTCCCGCCGGTCCTACTCAGGATCAGGCCAAGACCACCCTTTG GATGGGAGAGCTCGAACCATGGATGGACGAGAACTTTATCAAGGGcgttttcctttcttccGCCGGCGAAACTGTCAACGTCAAGGTGATTCGCGACAAGAACTCTGG AAACGCTGGATACTGCTTCGTTGAGTTCGCAACTCCCGACGCCGCTACCAAGGCGCTTGGCCTCAACGGAACGCCTGTGCCTAACAGCTCGCGCCAATTCAAGCTGAACTGGGCGTCTGGCGGCGGTCTGGTTGACCGACG CGACGATCGCGGTCCCGAGTACAGTATCTTCGTCGGTGATCTCGGCCCCGAGGTCAACGAGTATGTCCTggtctctctcttccaggCTCGCTTCCCTTCGTGCAAGTCGGCCAAGATCATGACGGACGCCATGTCGGGTCAGAGCCGCGGCTACGGCTTCGTGCGCTTCTCCGATGAAAACGACCAACAGCGTGCTCTCGTCGAAATGCAGGGAGTCTACTGCGGCAACCGTCCTATGAGGATCTCGACTGCCACTCCCAAGAATCG CGGCAATCACGGCTTTGGTCACGGACACCAGGGCGGTCCGATGATGGGCGGCGGTATGCCTCAACAGCAAATGTGGGGAGGAGTCCAAGGATTTCCCTACGGCGGCAATGCCGGTGCTGGTGGCGGTTTCAACCCAGCTACTCAGATGAACCAGTTCACCGACCCCAACAACACAACTGTTTTCGTCGGCGGCCTCTCAGGCTATGTCACGGAGGATGAGCTTCGATCTTTCTTCCAGGGATTCGGAGAAATCACCTACGTCAAGATCCCTCCTGGCAAGGGCTGCGGCTTCGTCCAGTTTGTCCACCGCCATGCCGCCGAGATGGCCATCAACCAGATGCAGGGCTACCCCATTGGCAACTCTCGAGTGCGACTCAGCTGGGGCCGATCTCAGAACAACTCTGGAGTCGGCACCCCCTACCgccctgctcctcctccgcctcacTACATGGGCATGCCTGGTCCTGCCCACGGTGGCCCCGGCCCTAACCCATATGGTGGCCCTCACCACTTTGGCGGTCCTGCTCCGGGCCCCCAAGGCCCCTCAGGACCCCCAGGTCCCGCCGTCCCCCCTCAGGTAGGAAATGAACATTGA